The Silene latifolia isolate original U9 population chromosome X, ASM4854445v1, whole genome shotgun sequence genome contains the following window.
tacacaaactgtcgatcaaacgccgcgattccaaaacatgttatagtccgataatcatcgggtgtttgttggagtctcagcagatactgggtatctacaaatccaatacgataaagatcaacagtaaacacaaccatcaccaacaactatgtaatcaataaccgagtagggaaaccctacctggaataagcaatcacCAAATCGTCACAAAGCAGCTATTCAAttatgctcctctacgaaaccacctcctataaacacataaccatacaattaccatctaatagAACATCATacaacccccaaattacccaattagggtttttaaCAAACTCAACGAAGaggtataaaaactatacaaggatcttaccctcgatacgacgaactcaacggcataAAGAACACGATGATCCGACAATCCTAGcttttgggatttgatagcaacgcgaagatGAAAGTAAAGTATGAAGCTTTTTGTTTTGAGaagttttagaaaagataaaagtgataaagaaagtgacggaatgctttaaatatcaatcacgcgttactaacaaaacccggctaaaacaacccgcagaaccgacttactcgatcgagtaagtcccttactcgatcgagtgacacacttactcgatcgagtacccatcagcacaACACTATTTCGTTAACCAAAATTACTTACTCGACAGactaagccccactcgatagagtacccaaagacatagaaaaccgtagtattacagtcttccctccttaaaaagaacttcgtccccaaagttcaacccatacacaaaaacaaaacatactaactcaaacACGACACAACAATGCaactaaaaactcaaaacaaaactcccaaccaaaactcaaaccgactcaaagtaACTACTAACTGTACCAAAACTAACATGAACCATACCAAAACCATATACGATCACCTCTTACCCCCCTTAAACAAATATGGTTACGTCactgtaaccacacatacctgatcaaaaagagacggttaccgctccctcatagcctcttccccCTCCCAAGTAGCTTTCTCGACCTCATGACTAGACCATAAgaccttaagcaacaccgtttcTCCGGACCTAGTTTTcagaaccttgcgatcaagaatctgttttggcaccacATGATAAGACAatgactcatccaactctatgttctccacctctagcacatgtgaaggatcgctcacataaTTCCGTAACTAAGACACATGAAACATATTATGCACCTGATCCAAAGCCACTGgtaacgctaaccggtaagcaacctctcccacacaatccaaaatctcatatggtccgatgaacttctggcttagcttccctttcttaccaaacctcataaccccacgcataggagatacttttagaagaaccttgtccccaacttgaaactctatgtcacggcgatgtaggtctacataactcttttttcgatcctgggccgctttcatcttttgcctaatCACCTTAacttgttctatcatctcctgtaccatctgtggtcctaaaaccactgccttagCTCTagcatcccaacaaatcggactcctaccatacaaagcctcaaacggtgccatcccaatactcatgtgatagctgttgttataagaaaactcaatccgatccaacctatcctcctagctaccaccaaactccatcacacaagctctccacatatcctctaaggtcttgatagtcCCCTCTTTCtgcccatctgttgcaggatgaaaagttgtactcgtcttcaaggtagttcccatcatctcctgcaactcttgccaaaaacGAGAAATAAACCTTGTATCCCGATCTAACacaatgtccttagggactccatgtaacctcaccatATGTTTCCTATACCCATTAGCCAACTGAACCTTACTCTAAGTACCTTTCataggaataaagtgagctgacttagtcaaacggtcaactatcacccatatcatgttgttaccctattggctcctcggtaaacccactataaagtccatagagatagattcccatttccactcaggtacctcaagagactgaatcttaccttctGGTCGTCGTTGCTCTCCCTTAACTCTTTAACATGTGTTTTAGTACGAATTCTCACAAAGATAATGTCCTGCCAAGGATGTAATTGCAGGGTAATCTAACTCGAAATAAGTAGCCTGACTAGTATGACAGGTTAAGTAAATAACAAATACTAAAGTAAGACtcaaagatttatacgtggaaaaaccctgggaataagggaaaaaaccacgggcaccaagccaggagggattattactatgattttgagtatcctgacagggaatATGTAAGTCAGGCAAGGAATAGAGCGTGGCTgcttaataataatgctaaagtAGTTTATGATTACAAATATGAGAGTAGAAATGAGAGTGAGTAAGTAATtgtcttctcttttcttcttctttgcttTTTATAGTGGCCTTGCAACGGTTCTCCGAACTTGTTTTTAGGCTTTCTCAGTAaataggcctcgtgccctatttacccgggagTGGTTAGTTGACTCCTAGAGTTGGCCGCCATTATTTCTGCTGGGTTGACTGTATCAaagttgttgtttgttttgttgaaTAAGTCTTCCGTGTAAATAGGAACCACTTTTGTGAACTTCAATTATTGCCTGACGTGTTCTGGCTGTGCTTATCATGTGGCTTGATGAGATATCCTTTCAGGCCTGTCCTAATAGAGGCCTGACCTGACATTCCCTCCTGGCTGGTGCCTTCTTGGGTGTTTGGATGCCTTGTATTGAATTTTTTTATGTTCAGGCTTAGCTTGGACATTGCCTGATTCTTGTATGATCAGGCAGGGTAAATCTGGGCCCaataattgccccttatcttcttattcctaGTGGATCTGGCCAGGGATAAGGAGGTAAAAATTCGGACCAGGCAAAGTGTATAGGAATATTTTACCAGAAAAAGAGTTTGAGTCTCTTTCAACTTCTATAACGGCTAGTGTTCATAAATGAGGTAGGTTTATCAAACCCTAGGAGACTCATTATTGGATTTGTTCACTTGTGTTATCCGTTGGATTTTTGCGGCTATAAAAATGCTTGAACCATTTGCTTTGCTTTCACATTCTCGTTCTTCAACTCTCTAAAATTTCCTCCTCTTCTCTAATTCCTTTGTGAAATAAATTCCTCTGAAAAATCAACTTCATATTCCCGTCATTCAAAAAATGACCGGAGGAAGGAGAAAGGTTGCCGCATCAAAGAATGCTGCTGGGGCTGAACAGACTCCAGTGGTGGTGGATGTTCCAGAGATTATTCCTGAAGATGAGGTTATGGAGATTTCTGCCCCTGCAGAAATTATGTCTATGACGTCCAAGGGTGTCACTTTTGCCCCTGTAAAATCTTTGTCTGCTTCTTTTCCTGAGGCCAATCAATTGAAGCCTTATTTTGAGCACTACTTGAAAGGTAGGGGTCTTCTTCCTTCTGATGCTGAAATTTGGGTCCCTGAGAatggtccagtcagggctaattggtgTAGTCCTGACTGGTTTTGTATCTTTTAATGGGCGTTTAAAGGAGGTTGCAAGCTTCCATTTTCTCCATTCATGGTTGAAGTTATCAGGGCCATCAAAGTTGCCCCTTTTCAGcttatgccgatggtttggaagattgttcaTTCTGTTGAACACCTATGTGCCAAGCATAACTTGGTGATTACTCTTGAAGAGTTCAAGAATGTTTATCATTTGAAAAGTAATACCACTGGATGCTTCAATGTTCGAGTCAGGGCTAAGATGACTCATCTGATTACAAATTTTGATTCAGGCAATGACAAGGGTTGGGCTACAACCTATATGTTCATCAGGACATATTCTGTTGCCCCTGATCTGGACTATCTCAATTATCCCGCTGTTGAGGGAGGTAAGTTCTTTTCTCTGCATTCAATTCAGGTTAAAACAGTTTGTAGATTAAGTGTTTAAAGATGGACTTACTTGTAATATGTTTGTAGTGGCTGATTGGGCTAataatcctgatgctgaggggtcaGCTGATCGGATTGCAGCTTTCATGGCCCTTCTGGATAAGGAGAGGGCGTGGCCTGCCTACCTTGGATAGGGGCCTATGCCTCATTTCAAGAAGGCTAAGATGAGCACCTACAAGGCTGTTAGGGGTGCCAAGGCTTCAGGGGCCTCTTCACCAGGCAGTAAGTTTTTTGTCTTTTCTTTTTGAATTTTATTGCCAGAACACATGTTAGTATTACTGATATAGGGTTTGATCGTGTAGCcaccagggcttctgccaggatCGCTAGTTTTGGCCTGTCTTTAGTAAAGGCAGGTGCTTCTCAGATCACAGGGGAAAAGTCCCGGAATAGTGAGGCTACAGGGAGTCATAGTACGCTTCAAGTCCAGGTGCCTGCTGATCAGGCTCAACTAGTGTCTGCTCTGAAGGTTGTGGTTGATGAGCCTAGTCGGGCCGATAAGAGAAAAAGGTCGGATGAGGCTTCTGAGAGGGTTGGTGAGGTTAGGGAGATAAAGGATAGCTTGATGAAGTCCAATTTGTTAAGGAACAGATCCAGGTTCACTCTTTCTTAGTTGATGACCCCTACTACAAATATCAGGCTGAGGAAACGTCTGCTCGGGCATTAGCTGCTATGTACCGTTCCAGAGACTGTGCTGCTAATCTGGTTACTATGCTGAAGAAGGTATGATTCTTTCTTACTTAGTTTTACTTTGGTTGTATGTTTCTTATTTTGTCTTGCCTGATTTGTAATCTTCTTGCAGAATGTGAATGATATGCTGAGGGACGCTTGTCAGCTGGAGTCTTCAAATGCTATCAAATATACTTTGGACTGGGAGGTGCAGTGCCTGAAGAAGGATGTTGAGTCTTTGAAGACGGACTTAGAAGTGTTAAAGAAGGAGAATGAGACTTTGAAGAAGCAGAATGAGGTAGGCAAAGCAAGGCTGGTTGTTGAAACGTCAAAGCTGGGGTCTGCTCAAAATCAATTGAAGTCTGTCCAGGCTAAATTTGCTACAGTCCAGGAGGAGTTGAAGGCcgagaagcaggctatgcaggatcAATTGAAGGCGAATGAGGAGCTGGCTGCTGAAAGGGATGTGGTGCAAGGTAGGTATAAAGATGCTGCCACGTACATCTTTGGTAGGGGTCGTGTGGACGCCATGAACGAGCCTGTAGAAATCAGGCCGTTCTGGAATCCTGAACAAGAGATGGCTGACCGTAATGCCACCTACCCTGAACTTTGCAAGCTGCATACTGATGATGACGTTGACTCTCCCCCTTCCAAAGAAAAAAGCGGTGAGGCTGAAGTGGATGAGgatgaagaggaggaagaggCAGCTGGTGAGGGCGTAAGTTCTACTACTGCTTCCAAGGCAGGTTGACAGCTTAGTTTTTAGGGTATTACATTTTAGCCCATCCACGGGGGTATGTTCCCTGGATAAAACTATCTTTTAATTTTCTTTGCAAGCTGGTATTTTGTCCTacccaggggggatgttccctgggcaAAATGTTGTTTTTCCTTGACATTATCTGAAGATGTTTTTCTGCCTCTCTGTGTGCCTTGTTTTAATTAGATGGTACCTGTAATAGTGCAATTTGAGCCATTTTGTTAAGATAATGTCTGTCGAGAGGGCTTATGGCCATCAATCCTTTTTTAGGAAATCATGGATTTTTGCCTCTCTGGAGGGCTTTTCTGGGTAAGAGGGGTGGTTGCCAGTCAGGGGGGCTTATGGCCTTCAGTCTGTCAAGAGGGCTTAAAGATAAGTGGTCTGGTCTTTTTTCACCATCATACTTGTCTTTTCATACTGAGCTCAGTTTTTATGTGTATTTTTGGATGTGGCAAAAATGTCAAGGTTTGTGAAGCATTTCTGAGatgctgttcaggttgggtggagtggccctcaatcttgaatatttgtttaagccagTGATTATAATGACCTGGATAATTTATAGAAAAGGCGTAAAGCAAGTTTTCAAGATTTAATATAATAATATGGTAGAATTTGTACTTATATTTAAATAAGAATATAGCAGGCAAGTATTCAGGCAAGATGGCAATTAGCAGAAAAACATGTATTGAGAGCATAGAAAGGTCATATGTTATTTCATTCAGGGGCTTTCATATAAAACTTGGTCAGGTAAGAGATAAAGTTGATGGCCTTACCTGATTTGGAGTATAAAATGATAAGTTTATACATGAAATAGTTTTAGGTGAGAGATGTTctaggatctggggatcatttatCCATCCAGGGTTTGTAGCCTGTAGGCTCCCtatcctactattgaatcaatcaggtaaGGTCCTTCCATGCAGGACCTAGTTTGCCAGCATTCTTGTCCTTTGTATTTGGGAAGACTTTtcgtaggactaggtctccttccttgaataccctgatgtttacatttttattgtaGCTCCTAGCTACTGTTTGCTGGTAGGAGGCTATTCTGATCctggctgcatctcttaattCTTCAGCCAGGGTTAGGCTATCCTACAGTAATGGTTTGTTGTCCTCTACGGTGTTCAGGCTGCTTCTGGTAGTTGGTACATGGATTTTCGCTggaattactgcttcacatcTATAGGCCAGGGAGTAAGGGGTCTGGCCTGTAGAtgttttaggtgtagttctgtCAGCCTAGAGGACTAAACAAAGTTCTTCAGCCCACCTGCCGTTTCTTCTTTTTAGTTTTTTCTTTAGGCAGCTGATTACCaccttgttgctggattcagcgtgaccgttggcttttggatagcctggtgtAGAGGTTACtagattgatattccattgtgcataAAAAGCCATTTTCCTTTTTCCTACGAACTGAGTACCattgtcacaaactatttctgaggggatgccatatctgcatatgataatacggtttgatgaatgatatgacatccttcttcTTGACTTGTCTGTATGAGTCAGCCTCTATCTATTttgaaaagtagtcagtcatggctaacatgtagaCTTTTTGTCCAGGAGCTTGGGGTAGTTTGCCCACAATATACATTCCCCACTTCTTGAATGGCCAGGGAGCTGAGATGGAGTATAGTAGCTCTGATGGATGATGGATGAATGGAGAATGAAGTTGGCAGGCTTCACCCTTGGAGCTGTAAGTTAGGCAGTCAGTTCTTAGGGTTGGACAGAAGTAGCCTGTCCTTAgaaccttgcttgccaggcttcttccgccTTTGTGATTgccacagtatccatcatgtatgtcctGAATAACCTGTTCGGCTTCATGAGGTTCCAGGCATCGCAGATGAGGTCCAGCTTGAGACTTTTTGAATAAAATGTTATTTATAATAGTATAGGTAGAAGCTTTAATTCTAAGGGCCCTCGTTTCATGCCTGTCTTCGGGTAATATCCCCTGTAAGAACAAGTCATAATATGGTTTGGTCCAGAAGTTTGTGTCCTCATTGATGGGACATATTTGGTCAGGCTTTGTAATGGTTGGTTCTAACAAATGAACAATAGGTATCTTATCAAATACAGCTGtgctgaaatttgatcccaggctaGCTAGGACATCAGCCTGGGTGTTtaagtctcttgatatttgatcaatgtcaaatgaactaaatTCTTTGCAAAGGTTTTTAACATAATCTAAATAAAGAATCATTTTGGAATCCTTTGCAGCAtaggttcctttgacttgattagaaattaaaagtgagtcattttttaccttgagatttttcACACCAAGATCTCtacataccttgagtccagctatcagggcttcatattcagcttcattgtttgctgctttgaattcacaactaatagcctgagCTATTAAATCTCCcagtggtgattttagtactaatcctAGGCCAATTCCTCTCATATTTGTTGCTACATCTACGTGTAAGGTCTATTTCTGGCCTAGTTTTTGGGTGTTTAgatgattgacctcttttatgaggcaTGGTTCTAGGCTGGGACTaaattcagccacaaagtctgctaaggcctgagatttaattgctgtcctaggttcaaaggttatgtcataagtacttagttgtactgaccattttgccattctgcctgaatgttcaggttttctcaggacagatttgataggcagattggtcctgacaattattgggtgactctcaaagtaAGGTCTAAGTTTTGTGCAAGATATAATTAAAGCAagtacgtatttttcaagtagtccataccttgtTTATGCatccaggagacttttacttacataatagacagggtgttgttggccTTCAACCTCCTTGGTAAGGACTCCACTTACTGTAGTCTCAGTGACTGATAAGTAAatcgtcaggggttctcctttgttaggTTTGGCCAGTAGTGGAGGAGTGGCCAGGTAGGTTTTTAAATCTTGGAAGGCTGTTTCGTGTTCAGGCATCCATTTGAATGACTTGTTTTTTCTGAGGAGATCATAGAAGGATATGCATCTTTCAAATGATCTGaatatgaacctgttcagggctgcaactcttcctgttagtctttggatatctttgactgatTTGGGAGATTCCGATTCAAGGAAggcttttatctgttctgggcaaccttcaatccctctttttgtgaccatatatcctaggaatttgcctgaagagactccaaagtggcatttggaggggttgagcttcatgttgaattcttccaggattttaaaggctacttccaggtccttTACATGATCTTCTGCCTTctttgatttgaccaccatgtcatcaatgtataCCTCCATTATGTCAccaatttgatctttgaacatcatgttgaccaggcgttggtaggttgcccctgcatttttcaggccaaagggcattgctgtgtaacaatatatgcccctttccgtgatcAATGCAGTATTCTCTTGGTCAgctgggtgcatcttgatctggttgaatccgcttgaggcatccataaatgtCAGCAGTTTTTGCCCTGTtgtagcatctaccattgcatcaatgtgagggagtgggaatggatcttttgggcaggctttgttaagatctgtgtagtctacacaaactcttcacttaccattcttcttttgtaccacaactacattagctagccattcagggtacattaattccctgatcattcccatgactaagagtttgtccacttcttcattaatgatgAGTTGCGTTCAGGGGCAAACTTTCTCCTTTTCTGCTGTAGAGGCATAAATGAAGTATCAATATTAAGTTTGTGGGTAATAATattagcatctataccagtcatatcaaagtgggactgatgtgaccataattagagcatatttagtccccgaagtagccttgttcccatgctttttagtgcatatttgggtcatttattgtctttagttctttgttttgcatattctttgaggttttgtatccTTGGTCGGAAAGgggtgcaaaccttgcattttcatggcaaaatgaggctaaattacttgaattcaatgaccaagcatcaaggagagacaagattagaaggcctttgtacatactatagtagatgggcaatgatgataaaagatccttgcatccccgaggaaatcctcatggattttatgaagaaaaaggaagaaaagaagaaggaaagaaactgcctgacagtccgtgcgtcttcccctgaagacgcgcGTCCCTCACCCACAACCC
Protein-coding sequences here:
- the LOC141619339 gene encoding uncharacterized protein LOC141619339, which gives rise to MILYLDYVKNLCKEFSSFDIDQISRDLNTQADVLASLGSNFSTAVFDKIPIVHLLEPTITKPDQICPINEDTNFWTKPYYDLFLQGILPEDRHETRALRIKASTYTIINNILFKKSQAGPHLRCLEPHEAEQVIQDIHDGYCGNHKGGRSLASKVLRTGYFCPTLRTDCLTYSSKGEACQLHSPFIHHPSELLYSISAPWPFKKWGMYIVGKLPQAPGQKVYMLAMTDYFSK